The following are from one region of the Lentisphaera araneosa HTCC2155 genome:
- a CDS encoding PF20097 family protein, which yields MNEEPKNCLICEGKLTTGYLESGHLIKWINDSDHFITKLLTIGEAIGEGLSVKGNYCPNCKQITLNNIEIE from the coding sequence ATGAACGAAGAACCAAAAAATTGCCTGATATGTGAAGGCAAATTAACAACAGGCTATTTAGAGTCTGGTCATTTAATAAAATGGATAAACGATAGTGATCATTTTATAACAAAGCTTCTGACTATAGGCGAAGCAATTGGAGAAGGATTATCTGTCAAAGGTAACTATTGTCCAAACTGTAAACAAATTACATTAAACAATATAGAAATTGAATGA
- a CDS encoding SMI1/KNR4 family protein — protein sequence MKNNLSPQVTPELNNKIIDTINKISCEDEPGTIQVSENYDIKIEDENWKPNSPLVICPEWYSSILKSLPLSGLFFLAPEPEEKYMEEHEFLELTGWENVLEYYPFFIPDMVNSKHYPIASSGYGYLVINHDSTPNDPIYRWDGSAMEYQKAFNSFSDLLDSIDN from the coding sequence ATGAAAAATAATTTATCACCTCAAGTAACTCCAGAGTTAAATAATAAAATCATTGACACAATAAATAAAATCAGTTGTGAAGATGAACCTGGAACTATACAAGTATCAGAAAATTACGACATTAAGATTGAAGACGAAAATTGGAAACCTAATTCACCTCTCGTTATATGTCCTGAGTGGTATTCAAGTATTTTAAAGTCTTTACCACTAAGTGGTTTATTCTTTTTGGCACCTGAACCCGAAGAAAAGTATATGGAAGAACATGAATTTTTAGAACTAACAGGATGGGAAAACGTTTTAGAGTATTATCCATTTTTTATTCCAGACATGGTCAACTCAAAACATTATCCAATAGCTTCATCAGGTTATGGCTACCTTGTAATAAATCATGATTCCACACCTAATGATCCTATCTACAGATGGGACGGAAGTGCAATGGAATATCAAAAAGCATTTAATAGCTTTTCAGATCTACTCGATTCTATCGACAATTAA
- a CDS encoding PQQ-binding-like beta-propeller repeat protein — protein MENNVLFLGIKGSVVALNKKTGKQIWKTHLKSSQYVTITQDKEQVYAHTNGELFCLQKKSGKLLWKNGLSGLGYGYASIAINNGNEVNPTVYQAMQSDQSSSTASAAGTVH, from the coding sequence ATGGAAAACAATGTATTATTTTTAGGTATAAAAGGAAGTGTAGTAGCACTCAATAAAAAGACAGGAAAACAGATTTGGAAAACACACCTAAAGTCCAGTCAATATGTAACTATAACACAAGATAAAGAACAAGTTTATGCTCACACAAATGGTGAGTTATTTTGCCTTCAGAAGAAGTCTGGTAAGTTATTATGGAAAAACGGTTTATCAGGTCTAGGATACGGGTATGCGAGTATCGCAATTAATAATGGAAACGAAGTAAATCCAACTGTATATCAAGCCATGCAATCAGATCAATCATCATCCACAGCGTCAGCAGCTGGGACAGTACATTAA
- a CDS encoding IS110 family transposase: MKITEKTLEVNANHILNIGVDVSSRKLDVHFECPLQLNKREVYREQILNRSVEIEKALKNYLSLAQSKGFLNLRIVCEPTGPYSLNLLSMATHLNCLTAYVSGEAVKNSKIIEFNGTNKNDLVDAELINSLAERNKVLIHRTYSANYTRLRMLNSHYEDVDKAYVSARNQVHNTLKQLWPDYSSKLSLLYASTGQALYRCYGFNPWKIVSYNYSYFERRMRTHCKGVWSSTLKQIYRDAEESVRNHCSDAASTLESILSDHYENCLRGLERKASLKTEMKTILSEIREQDDRIPQARVNFISEFHIARLLAETGPLSDFKNLKQLTKYLGLNLRERQSGEYQGRVRLSKRGRSLARKVLSLVVLPLTTQKALYGPDYHRIKTQKDKPGKLVMCIFMKRFLKSFFGIYRSHQSFDSRRLFIDRGSYEKLNSQEVLEAIS, from the coding sequence ATGAAAATAACAGAAAAAACATTAGAAGTCAATGCCAATCACATCCTAAATATTGGCGTAGATGTCTCCAGTCGCAAACTGGATGTTCATTTTGAGTGTCCCCTGCAACTTAACAAGCGCGAAGTCTATCGAGAGCAAATCCTTAACCGTAGTGTAGAAATAGAGAAGGCGTTAAAAAACTACTTATCATTGGCACAGTCTAAAGGCTTTTTGAATTTGCGAATTGTCTGTGAACCAACGGGGCCTTATTCCTTGAACCTTCTGTCAATGGCGACCCATTTAAACTGTTTGACTGCCTACGTCAGTGGTGAGGCGGTCAAGAATTCAAAGATCATCGAATTCAATGGGACGAACAAAAACGACTTAGTGGATGCGGAACTCATTAATAGTTTAGCCGAGCGTAATAAGGTGCTGATTCATCGGACTTACTCAGCAAACTACACGCGCTTACGAATGCTCAATAGCCATTACGAAGATGTTGACAAAGCCTATGTTTCGGCACGTAATCAAGTTCATAATACACTGAAGCAGCTGTGGCCTGATTACTCCTCAAAACTATCTCTACTGTATGCTAGTACCGGTCAGGCCCTATATCGGTGTTACGGTTTTAATCCCTGGAAAATAGTCTCCTATAATTATAGTTATTTCGAACGGCGTATGCGAACTCATTGCAAAGGTGTGTGGTCATCAACTCTGAAGCAAATTTATCGAGATGCTGAAGAGAGTGTCAGAAATCATTGTTCTGATGCAGCTTCAACTCTAGAATCTATTTTGAGTGATCACTATGAAAATTGTCTACGTGGACTTGAGCGTAAAGCGAGCTTGAAAACGGAGATGAAAACAATTCTAAGTGAAATCCGTGAGCAAGATGATCGCATTCCTCAAGCACGTGTAAACTTCATTTCCGAGTTCCATATAGCGAGGTTGCTTGCAGAGACCGGTCCCCTTAGTGATTTTAAGAATTTAAAGCAACTTACAAAATATCTAGGACTCAACCTACGTGAACGCCAGAGTGGCGAATATCAGGGTAGGGTACGTTTAAGTAAACGAGGCCGTTCCCTCGCTAGAAAAGTATTATCCTTAGTTGTGCTACCTTTGACGACACAAAAGGCTCTTTATGGTCCAGATTATCACCGTATCAAAACTCAAAAAGATAAACCGGGGAAATTAGTTATGTGTATTTTTATGAAGAGGTTTTTGAAATCATTTTTTGGGATATATCGAAGTCATCAAAGCTTTGATTCGAGGCGACTTTTTATTGATCGAGGGAGTTATGAAAAACTAAATTCTCAAGAAGTACTCGAAGCCATTAGTTGA
- a CDS encoding ankyrin repeat domain-containing protein, with protein MSIQSQIPLISEFIHKGKASKIIELFEENKTLIHQKPAGWSWLHMACEENNLEVVKLLLNYGLNINERDDYSQTPLTRAVSHNQLIIAKYLLDNGADVDAKIDNSKTNIMIAIQEGNLEIVKLLIEYGANLSSSYIRNDNKVITPLILSKEYGWKNIINYIEQQIIKNS; from the coding sequence ATGTCAATACAATCACAAATACCATTGATCTCCGAGTTCATACACAAAGGGAAAGCTTCAAAAATCATTGAACTTTTTGAAGAAAACAAAACGTTAATACATCAAAAACCAGCAGGTTGGTCATGGTTACATATGGCTTGTGAAGAAAATAACCTGGAAGTTGTCAAATTACTTTTAAACTATGGCTTAAATATTAACGAAAGAGATGACTATTCTCAAACTCCATTAACTCGCGCTGTATCCCATAACCAACTTATAATTGCAAAATATTTACTAGATAACGGTGCTGATGTAGATGCAAAAATAGATAATAGTAAAACAAATATTATGATAGCTATTCAAGAAGGTAATTTAGAAATAGTAAAATTACTTATTGAATACGGTGCTAATCTAAGTTCATCATATATAAGAAATGATAACAAAGTCATTACGCCTTTGATATTATCTAAAGAATATGGGTGGAAAAATATAATTAATTATATCGAACAACAAATAATCAAAAATTCATAA
- a CDS encoding DUF2262 domain-containing protein translates to MKENLENIYGIFVFNEEDEKYFLKNDHYDYSIYEEFLNKYTFDIIEEIIKYVESNLDFIYKSASDKLLNTYNEGWRFDEVYWNGLTISEFYAKYPGEKGDEIEIVETRERLPELTEKDFIKRLYYKGIVFDYNEDDPYEYPVQVYINTVNDLFTEHSISVSLNIKNEIMSVGLA, encoded by the coding sequence ATGAAAGAAAACCTTGAAAATATATATGGCATATTTGTCTTCAATGAAGAAGACGAAAAATACTTCTTAAAAAACGATCACTATGATTACTCTATTTATGAAGAATTTTTAAACAAATACACTTTTGATATAATTGAAGAAATCATTAAATATGTAGAAAGTAACTTGGACTTCATTTACAAAAGTGCATCTGATAAACTTTTAAATACATATAATGAAGGTTGGAGATTTGACGAAGTTTACTGGAATGGTTTAACCATTTCAGAATTCTATGCAAAGTATCCTGGTGAAAAAGGAGACGAAATAGAAATTGTGGAAACTCGAGAAAGGTTACCAGAATTAACGGAAAAAGATTTTATCAAAAGGTTATATTACAAAGGTATAGTCTTTGATTATAACGAAGATGATCCATACGAGTACCCCGTACAAGTATATATAAATACAGTAAATGATTTATTTACTGAACATTCAATCAGTGTTTCTTTGAATATAAAAAATGAAATAATGAGTGTTGGATTAGCATAA
- a CDS encoding type II toxin-antitoxin system RelE/ParE family toxin, translated as MAEIRWSTQASEDVEAIAEFIARDSEFYAKIFVTELFNTVERLETFPESGRMIPEFEVPNIREIILGNYRIIYRIEKERPEILTIHHSSQLFNKSLNGLRSTI; from the coding sequence ATGGCTGAAATAAGGTGGAGTACACAAGCTAGTGAAGATGTAGAAGCTATAGCTGAATTCATTGCTAGAGATTCAGAATTTTACGCAAAAATATTTGTTACCGAATTGTTCAACACAGTTGAACGACTCGAGACTTTTCCTGAGTCAGGAAGAATGATTCCTGAGTTTGAAGTACCTAATATCAGAGAAATCATTTTAGGTAATTATCGCATTATCTATAGAATAGAAAAAGAGCGCCCTGAAATACTAACAATTCACCACTCTTCTCAACTATTCAACAAAAGTCTAAACGGCCTTAGATCCACGATATAA
- a CDS encoding glycoside hydrolase domain-containing protein: MNFTKILCSLSIGILSLSAQQGHLNEALKYADPFYGNAGTDIPPAKGVAAAWNWEKAQQGNTHPGPQMPFGMVSIIPYTGAYPTGYGANKKTFTGKAQYFDKYKDAAYGFTHMQQSGTGTIGIYYNFLRVSPTTNYNKETRKTRFKMNEQNAHPGYFNCTIAENDVKVELTASQKVGFHRYHIPANMESPQISIDFSEGGLDTREDNVRNVKAQKESETLLTGEFNHIGFNYYFAVKSSVSFKNGSFYHVIGERPERSKGNNKKRKVVIPNPDPEKSTDKAEIKINKLTRKNSRMFYLDYVFDAEPGSNIELKIAFSFRSVEQAKANLMSAPNSFDEARSQAESTWEQCLTRLDYKAKDERDKKLFYSNLYHSLVKPSICDNESPFWEDEVFVTDFSTLWDVYKTQIPLLVKYYPEYGSKVIKGMINAMDTHGYFPCGYQKCDPKNMKKFDGQCTGMEWVTLAYAYKHKGKLGGIDWKKALKNADKFAQMDRVQEILKNGHAEGLSNTHTLDVSSAFAAICFIAKGEGLQSLYDKYAEHRNIWQKVYDSETGLLKEGDYYEGTQWNYSFRPHFAMEERVKLAGGKEKFTELLDTFFGFKDIEAGTVSPDGIEGFPRQLRKFRFEGLNNECDMEAPYAYQWSSKPERTQEVIKAVMKYQFQPGPNGIPGNNDSGGTSSWWVLNAIEDFPLVENFED, translated from the coding sequence ATGAATTTCACAAAAATACTCTGTTCCTTATCAATAGGGATTTTGAGCCTAAGTGCTCAACAGGGTCACCTGAACGAGGCGCTAAAATACGCCGACCCTTTTTATGGTAATGCTGGTACGGATATCCCACCTGCAAAGGGCGTGGCAGCAGCCTGGAACTGGGAAAAAGCCCAGCAGGGGAATACGCACCCTGGGCCGCAAATGCCCTTTGGTATGGTATCAATCATTCCTTACACCGGTGCTTATCCGACTGGCTATGGAGCTAATAAAAAAACTTTTACTGGTAAAGCTCAGTACTTTGATAAGTATAAAGATGCTGCCTATGGCTTTACTCACATGCAGCAATCAGGCACGGGTACAATAGGAATTTATTATAATTTTCTTCGCGTTAGTCCTACGACAAACTACAACAAAGAAACACGTAAAACTCGTTTTAAAATGAATGAGCAAAATGCTCATCCAGGTTATTTCAACTGCACTATCGCTGAAAATGATGTGAAGGTCGAATTAACTGCTTCGCAAAAAGTTGGCTTTCATCGTTATCATATCCCAGCGAATATGGAGAGCCCACAAATTTCTATTGACTTTTCTGAGGGGGGCTTAGATACACGTGAGGATAATGTTCGTAATGTCAAAGCGCAGAAAGAAAGTGAGACACTTTTAACAGGTGAGTTCAATCATATAGGTTTTAATTATTATTTTGCCGTCAAGTCGAGTGTTTCCTTTAAAAATGGTTCCTTCTATCATGTGATTGGAGAAAGGCCAGAGCGAAGTAAAGGCAATAATAAGAAAAGAAAAGTTGTGATTCCAAACCCAGATCCCGAAAAGTCCACGGATAAAGCTGAAATTAAAATCAATAAACTTACGAGAAAAAATAGCCGTATGTTCTATCTCGATTATGTCTTTGACGCAGAGCCTGGCTCCAATATTGAGTTAAAGATTGCCTTTTCGTTCAGGTCTGTTGAGCAGGCCAAAGCCAATCTTATGAGTGCACCAAACTCATTTGACGAAGCCAGGTCTCAAGCAGAATCGACTTGGGAGCAATGCCTTACACGACTTGATTACAAGGCTAAGGATGAGCGCGATAAAAAACTGTTCTATTCCAACCTCTACCATTCATTAGTCAAACCATCCATTTGCGATAATGAGAGCCCATTTTGGGAAGATGAAGTTTTTGTTACGGATTTTTCAACTCTTTGGGATGTGTACAAAACGCAAATTCCTCTGCTTGTTAAATACTACCCAGAATACGGATCAAAAGTTATTAAGGGCATGATTAATGCCATGGATACCCATGGTTACTTCCCTTGTGGTTATCAGAAGTGTGACCCCAAAAACATGAAGAAATTTGACGGTCAATGTACGGGCATGGAGTGGGTTACGCTAGCCTATGCCTACAAACACAAGGGTAAACTTGGTGGCATTGACTGGAAAAAAGCATTGAAAAATGCGGATAAATTTGCTCAGATGGACCGCGTGCAAGAGATACTTAAAAATGGTCATGCTGAGGGTTTATCTAATACCCACACCCTAGATGTCTCCTCTGCCTTTGCGGCGATTTGTTTTATTGCAAAAGGAGAGGGTCTTCAAAGCCTATATGATAAATATGCAGAACACCGCAATATTTGGCAAAAAGTATATGACTCTGAAACCGGTTTGCTCAAAGAGGGCGACTACTATGAAGGGACTCAGTGGAACTATTCTTTCCGACCGCATTTTGCCATGGAGGAGCGCGTGAAATTAGCCGGTGGAAAAGAAAAATTCACGGAACTTTTGGATACCTTTTTTGGTTTTAAAGATATTGAAGCTGGTACAGTTTCACCAGATGGAATAGAGGGCTTCCCACGTCAGTTACGTAAGTTTCGCTTTGAAGGACTCAACAACGAATGTGATATGGAGGCGCCTTATGCCTATCAATGGTCTTCGAAGCCTGAAAGAACTCAGGAAGTTATAAAAGCAGTTATGAAGTACCAATTTCAACCGGGTCCAAATGGCATTCCTGGTAATAACGACAGCGGTGGAACGAGTTCTTGGTGGGTGCTTAATGCGATTGAGGATTTTCCCTTAGTAGAGAACTTTGAGGACTGA
- a CDS encoding serine/threonine-protein kinase translates to MPDDRALAKKLKNFFHEEPADFQDSPIYSELSDIEERYTELKQVATGGMKSIKRAFDLSTSRYIAFAELGKPNDKHLYEVFLREARLTALLEHPNIISIHDVGLNDLGQPYFTMDLKEGDSLGEIFKNLNTKDEEYLETYSLHELLMIFVKICEAISYAHSKNIIHLDLKPDNIQVGHFGEVLVCDWGLGKILNNTEIVGVEETLLEVDLLNHISSKNKVVGTPGYMSPEQINLNGESDKRSDIYSLGCILYSILTHHRPLEGSVEYILKSTLKGNVRDPQSLVDFSLPNSLIAVVKKAMALEPDHRYSSVLELKGDIQKYLAGYSTLAEDSNLYKEFKLFIKRNKATSFVSFSALLVIVFISFYFIDALKKEVNETRIASEKAQSAAAKASSLLDELTSTFLEEAELASKTFIYQYPSESLARTLDQSQKILTTIPGHPVAQEHFIYALFIMQRFDDVLRSPYTNNYPEISQLCEKYAPLISAKTNQLTPINLAQLIGELKGKVKNHYSVGEKMLAYVSEKSKYTASFGHVVKELIKILNPQWDGSGYEYSNNRNKLDLTSPQIKYLKGSDDESSGQSILRFMRIDKLNLKGSAVEDLAQLKSIKIQTLDIRDTPIKDLNKLYTLKKLSELVGYEGQLDDKQISKLPRSIRVRVVEVVPKE, encoded by the coding sequence ATGCCAGATGATAGGGCTTTGGCAAAAAAATTAAAAAATTTCTTTCATGAAGAACCCGCTGATTTTCAAGACTCTCCAATTTATTCCGAGCTCAGTGATATTGAAGAGCGTTATACTGAATTAAAGCAGGTGGCTACCGGAGGAATGAAATCAATTAAACGTGCCTTTGATTTATCAACCTCTCGTTACATAGCCTTTGCAGAATTAGGTAAGCCCAACGATAAACATTTGTATGAAGTTTTTTTAAGAGAGGCACGCCTCACCGCTTTACTTGAGCATCCAAATATTATTTCAATTCACGATGTGGGACTTAATGATTTGGGGCAACCTTATTTTACCATGGATCTTAAAGAAGGGGACTCATTGGGGGAAATCTTTAAAAACTTAAATACCAAAGACGAGGAGTATTTAGAGACTTATTCATTGCATGAACTCCTTATGATTTTTGTCAAAATATGTGAAGCTATCTCCTATGCCCATTCTAAAAATATTATCCACCTAGACCTTAAACCGGACAATATTCAGGTGGGGCATTTTGGTGAAGTTCTCGTTTGTGACTGGGGACTAGGCAAAATATTAAATAATACAGAAATAGTAGGTGTTGAAGAAACATTATTAGAAGTTGACTTATTAAATCATATAAGTTCTAAAAATAAAGTAGTTGGCACACCTGGTTATATGTCTCCTGAGCAAATTAATCTGAATGGAGAGTCTGATAAACGCTCAGATATCTATTCTTTAGGCTGTATTCTGTATTCGATATTAACTCATCATCGACCTTTGGAAGGTAGTGTTGAATATATACTAAAGAGCACCTTAAAGGGGAATGTTAGAGACCCTCAATCGCTAGTTGATTTCTCATTACCAAATAGCTTGATTGCAGTGGTGAAAAAAGCCATGGCCTTAGAACCCGATCATCGTTATAGTAGCGTACTTGAGCTCAAAGGCGATATTCAAAAATACTTGGCAGGCTACTCAACATTGGCTGAAGATAGTAACCTGTATAAAGAATTTAAACTTTTTATAAAACGCAATAAAGCGACTTCTTTTGTTAGTTTTTCGGCATTACTAGTGATTGTTTTTATAAGTTTTTATTTTATAGATGCCCTTAAAAAAGAAGTCAATGAGACGAGAATAGCTAGCGAAAAGGCACAATCTGCTGCAGCTAAAGCGAGTAGTTTACTCGATGAACTAACCTCGACTTTTTTGGAAGAAGCTGAGCTCGCCTCAAAAACCTTTATCTACCAATATCCATCTGAATCATTGGCCCGAACTCTTGATCAGTCACAAAAGATTTTGACAACAATTCCAGGGCATCCAGTTGCGCAAGAACACTTTATTTATGCGCTATTTATTATGCAGCGTTTTGATGATGTACTTCGTTCTCCATATACAAATAATTATCCTGAAATTTCACAGCTATGTGAAAAATATGCGCCATTAATTAGTGCAAAAACAAATCAATTGACGCCAATAAACCTTGCTCAATTGATTGGGGAATTAAAGGGCAAAGTCAAGAATCATTATTCAGTAGGTGAGAAGATGTTGGCTTACGTTTCTGAAAAGTCAAAATATACAGCTAGCTTTGGACATGTAGTGAAGGAACTCATAAAAATTCTTAATCCGCAATGGGATGGTAGTGGTTATGAGTATTCGAATAATCGTAACAAACTGGATTTAACTTCCCCTCAAATTAAGTATCTGAAAGGTTCGGATGACGAGAGTTCAGGCCAATCAATCTTAAGATTTATGCGGATAGATAAGTTGAATCTCAAAGGTTCAGCAGTAGAAGATTTAGCTCAACTCAAATCCATCAAAATCCAAACACTAGATATTAGAGACACTCCAATTAAAGACTTAAACAAGCTTTATACATTAAAAAAACTCTCTGAGTTGGTAGGCTATGAAGGGCAGTTAGATGATAAACAAATATCTAAATTACCAAGATCAATCCGAGTGAGAGTAGTTGAAGTCGTACCTAAAGAGTAG
- a CDS encoding RNA polymerase sigma factor: MSENNWNTRLSLLQRAKNPNDHHAWDEFTFYYSNFVKVVLSEMGVNSNDKDDLSQIVLLSLWKSLPTFELDKSKARFRTWMSTVIHNKVIDYYRKVNSQANKTSKFWDENKKQLSVVQPDIEKIIQNEWEVYVVQTALERIRNNFSGKAMAVFEMSMDNVPSTEIAEKLDIAFTSVSKLKNRVKERLVVEISNLKSEMYLFGE, from the coding sequence ATGAGTGAAAATAATTGGAATACTCGCCTCTCATTATTGCAAAGAGCTAAAAATCCGAATGATCATCACGCTTGGGATGAATTTACTTTTTATTACTCAAATTTTGTTAAAGTGGTCTTAAGTGAGATGGGGGTGAATTCAAATGATAAAGATGACCTTTCTCAGATCGTTCTTCTCTCCCTATGGAAAAGTCTCCCAACTTTTGAGCTGGATAAAAGCAAGGCTCGTTTTCGGACTTGGATGAGTACAGTAATACACAATAAAGTTATTGATTATTACAGAAAAGTTAATAGTCAGGCAAACAAGACTTCAAAGTTCTGGGATGAAAATAAGAAACAACTTTCTGTTGTTCAGCCTGATATAGAAAAGATTATTCAAAATGAATGGGAAGTTTATGTCGTCCAGACGGCTCTTGAACGTATTCGAAATAATTTCTCAGGTAAAGCTATGGCCGTTTTTGAAATGAGTATGGATAACGTACCCTCAACCGAAATAGCTGAGAAATTAGATATTGCATTTACGTCAGTAAGTAAGCTTAAAAATCGCGTTAAAGAAAGGCTTGTCGTTGAGATTTCTAATCTCAAGTCAGAAATGTATTTATTTGGAGAATAA
- a CDS encoding type II secretion system protein, with translation MKKFTLIELLLVVAIIGILASLLIPGLSKARLKARAAVCKSNLKNISLATTLYQEDNNEYYPSFSGLDSSISENNGTHWFGQKGTQAKHAMDVTERPVNTYLGHDSDGEEVPVANCPIAESNGYKYFSQKGCYYHGVQRKETADDLDSDEGSLRSSDIYNTSTMAAIVEKDYYIWIFEPSSQYLRFNHEPGNPRFVAAFVDGHIAENNVISGEGYQFKSSRINLINFE, from the coding sequence ATGAAAAAATTCACCTTAATTGAACTACTTCTTGTTGTCGCCATTATCGGTATTTTGGCCTCCTTACTTATTCCAGGCTTATCAAAGGCTAGGCTCAAAGCAAGAGCAGCTGTTTGTAAATCAAATCTTAAAAATATTTCTTTAGCAACAACTCTGTACCAAGAAGATAATAATGAATATTATCCAAGTTTTTCTGGACTAGATTCCTCTATTTCTGAAAATAATGGGACTCATTGGTTCGGACAAAAAGGAACACAGGCTAAACACGCAATGGATGTAACGGAGCGCCCTGTGAACACTTATTTGGGGCATGATTCTGACGGTGAAGAGGTGCCAGTAGCTAACTGCCCAATTGCAGAAAGTAATGGGTATAAATATTTCTCCCAAAAAGGTTGTTATTACCATGGAGTACAAAGGAAAGAAACTGCTGACGATTTAGATTCTGACGAAGGTAGCTTAAGAAGTTCTGATATTTATAATACCAGCACCATGGCGGCTATAGTTGAGAAAGACTATTATATATGGATATTTGAGCCAAGTTCTCAATATTTACGTTTTAATCATGAGCCGGGAAACCCAAGGTTTGTAGCTGCTTTTGTCGATGGCCATATTGCCGAGAATAATGTAATCAGCGGCGAGGGTTATCAGTTCAAATCAAGTCGTATTAACCTTATTAATTTCGAGTAA
- a CDS encoding lactonase family protein yields MIRFLLIIFIIPFANADQYFYLSKKSENLIEQYLLKDNGDLHLLNQLGIPGGPGGLTLSPDGKHLYFSISNESSSELGTALIGDQGKLTFLGKAAIASGGSGTISRCGRFYFKYNYKANTVSVLEMKDNLHTGRQFQEITTTKNPHDIGVSNDGALVFVPHNGHNRLYQFSLNADSGKLQPLSTPYIEGAKFEDKGFSAFRSLAFHPHKNVLYCTYEKGGGLASLKYDENGVKLWQEFSTVDEGVHVLPTTVVLSPNNEFLFTPNRGTKKKKSPTSITTFRLDPQSGEVISRVGTFEIPAKGPRGIIVDKSGGFLFTSSVKTDMTYQFKINKDGSLKLFKEHKIGSGSMLIL; encoded by the coding sequence ATGATTCGGTTCTTACTAATCATTTTTATCATTCCCTTTGCTAATGCGGATCAGTATTTTTACCTCTCTAAAAAGAGTGAAAATCTGATTGAACAGTACCTGCTCAAAGATAATGGCGATTTACATTTGCTTAATCAACTGGGTATTCCAGGTGGCCCGGGTGGACTCACGCTTTCACCCGATGGGAAACACCTTTATTTCTCGATCAGCAATGAGAGTTCAAGTGAATTGGGAACAGCTCTGATCGGGGATCAAGGTAAGCTCACTTTTTTAGGTAAAGCAGCTATCGCAAGTGGTGGTAGCGGTACTATTTCTAGATGTGGTCGTTTTTATTTTAAGTATAATTACAAAGCTAACACGGTTTCGGTATTGGAGATGAAGGATAATCTTCATACGGGCAGGCAGTTCCAGGAGATCACGACAACTAAAAACCCTCATGATATCGGAGTTTCCAATGATGGGGCATTGGTATTTGTCCCCCATAATGGGCATAATCGACTTTATCAATTTAGTCTTAATGCAGATTCCGGTAAACTTCAGCCTTTGAGTACACCATATATCGAGGGGGCAAAATTTGAAGATAAGGGTTTTTCGGCTTTTCGTAGCTTGGCTTTTCATCCCCACAAAAATGTCCTTTATTGTACCTATGAAAAGGGGGGTGGGCTAGCTTCTTTGAAGTATGATGAAAATGGCGTAAAACTTTGGCAGGAGTTTTCGACTGTTGATGAGGGAGTTCATGTCCTGCCCACAACAGTAGTTTTATCTCCTAATAATGAATTCTTGTTCACACCCAATAGGGGGACAAAGAAAAAAAAGTCTCCTACATCAATAACGACGTTTCGCCTTGATCCCCAAAGTGGTGAGGTTATATCTCGAGTGGGTACTTTTGAAATACCCGCTAAAGGCCCAAGGGGAATTATTGTGGATAAAAGTGGAGGGTTTTTGTTTACCTCATCGGTGAAAACTGACATGACCTATCAATTTAAAATTAATAAGGATGGGTCTTTGAAGTTATTTAAGGAACATAAAATTGGTTCAGGTTCAATGTTAATTCTTTAA